The Pseudomonas sp. G2-4 genome window below encodes:
- a CDS encoding autotransporter outer membrane beta-barrel domain-containing protein yields MKANHSFALHPLSVSLKWVTIMPLLLASTSLLARTIDNDALLIDGTVAAENYLLRNNASLTANGATTHQIRAESGSSLTLNGSVVTSGASGIAIDLLDSNATIQGSNITGTGTGLSLGNAAANPQGSTATVTGSTISGGNVGAVVGGLSQLDLNQTVLTGTNATSFGLQLANGRVSATASTIRGGLNGIVMTTDQTVSTPGRLVLDGTTVQGLTGAAIVVNDFGLPATTAEIHVGNGSTLIGGNGKILEVKGSSTANMTVDNSQLVGDVIADAGASANVTLQNQATLTGRLENVANLAINSQAQWNMVDNGTVANLSMDGGSIKFGNPTEFYKLSVGNLSGNGTFIMDADFATGQVDTLEVTGTATGNHKVLMGSSGADPTGAGNIPVIHIAAGDAQFSMLNGPVDLGTYSYDLIKQGDNDWYLNIASRVISPGTRSVLALFNTAPTVWYGELSTLRSRMGEVRRDADKAGGWIRAYGNKFDVSASSGVGYQQTQQGLSFGADAPLPMGDGQWLVGLLGGYSKSDLDLSRGTSGTVNSYYLGAYTTWLDDESGYYFDGVLKFNRFQNESKVQLSDGKKTKGSYDNHGVGGSLEFGRHITLADDFFVEPYTQLSGVIIQGKDYDLDNGLSAEGDRTHSLLGKVGATVGRNFNLGEGKVVQPYVRVAYAHEFAKNNEVQVNNNKFNNDLSGSRGELGAGVSMKLTDKVAMHADLDYSNGDKIEQPWGVNFGVRYNW; encoded by the coding sequence ATGAAAGCTAACCACTCCTTTGCGTTGCACCCATTGTCGGTCTCCCTGAAGTGGGTGACCATCATGCCGCTTTTGCTGGCAAGCACCTCCCTGCTGGCGAGAACCATCGACAACGACGCGCTGTTGATCGACGGCACCGTGGCCGCCGAAAACTACCTTCTCAGAAACAACGCCAGCCTGACCGCCAATGGCGCGACGACCCATCAAATCCGGGCCGAGAGCGGATCGTCCCTGACGCTCAACGGATCGGTCGTGACCTCCGGTGCGAGCGGCATCGCCATCGACTTGCTCGACAGCAACGCAACCATTCAAGGCAGCAACATCACCGGCACCGGCACTGGCCTGTCGTTGGGCAACGCAGCGGCCAATCCGCAAGGGTCCACGGCAACTGTCACGGGGAGCACTATTTCCGGTGGTAACGTGGGGGCGGTGGTCGGCGGGTTGAGTCAATTGGACCTGAACCAGACCGTGCTGACAGGCACTAACGCGACCAGTTTCGGCCTGCAACTGGCTAACGGACGGGTATCGGCCACCGCCAGTACGATTCGAGGGGGCCTCAATGGCATCGTGATGACCACGGATCAGACGGTATCGACGCCTGGCCGTCTGGTGCTCGATGGCACGACCGTCCAGGGCCTGACCGGTGCAGCGATCGTCGTCAATGATTTTGGCCTGCCTGCCACCACAGCCGAGATACATGTCGGCAACGGTTCCACATTGATCGGTGGCAACGGAAAAATTCTCGAGGTCAAAGGCTCATCGACCGCCAACATGACCGTCGACAACAGCCAGTTGGTGGGGGACGTCATCGCCGACGCCGGGGCCTCGGCCAATGTCACCCTGCAAAACCAGGCAACCCTGACAGGGCGCCTGGAAAATGTTGCCAATCTGGCGATCAATAGCCAGGCCCAATGGAACATGGTGGATAACGGCACCGTGGCGAATCTGTCCATGGATGGCGGGTCGATCAAGTTTGGCAACCCGACCGAGTTCTATAAATTGTCGGTCGGCAATCTGTCGGGCAACGGCACGTTCATCATGGATGCGGACTTCGCCACCGGCCAAGTCGACACCCTTGAGGTCACCGGTACCGCCACCGGCAACCACAAGGTCCTGATGGGTAGCAGCGGCGCCGACCCGACCGGTGCGGGCAACATACCGGTTATCCACATCGCCGCCGGGGACGCCCAATTTTCGATGTTGAACGGTCCGGTGGACCTGGGTACCTATTCCTATGACCTGATCAAACAGGGCGACAATGACTGGTACCTGAATATTGCCTCGCGGGTCATCAGCCCCGGCACCCGGTCGGTACTGGCGCTGTTCAACACCGCGCCGACGGTCTGGTACGGCGAACTCAGCACGTTGCGCAGCCGCATGGGGGAAGTGCGCAGGGACGCCGACAAGGCCGGTGGCTGGATTCGTGCCTATGGCAACAAATTCGATGTCAGCGCCAGCTCTGGCGTGGGCTATCAGCAAACCCAGCAGGGGCTGTCGTTCGGTGCCGATGCGCCATTGCCGATGGGTGACGGGCAGTGGCTGGTTGGTTTGCTAGGTGGTTACAGCAAGTCTGACCTGGATTTGAGTCGTGGCACCAGCGGTACGGTCAATAGTTACTACCTGGGCGCCTACACCACTTGGCTGGATGACGAAAGCGGCTACTACTTTGACGGCGTGCTCAAGTTCAACCGCTTCCAGAATGAATCCAAGGTACAACTGAGCGACGGCAAGAAAACCAAGGGCAGTTATGACAACCATGGCGTCGGTGGGTCCCTGGAGTTCGGGCGACACATCACCCTGGCCGACGATTTTTTCGTCGAACCCTATACCCAACTCTCAGGCGTGATCATCCAGGGTAAGGATTATGACCTGGATAACGGCCTGTCCGCCGAAGGCGACCGTACTCACTCGCTGCTCGGCAAGGTCGGTGCAACTGTCGGGCGCAACTTCAATCTGGGCGAAGGCAAAGTGGTGCAGCCGTATGTTCGTGTCGCGTATGCCCATGAGTTCGCCAAGAATAACGAAGTGCAGGTCAACAATAACAAGTTCAACAACGACTTGTCGGGCTCCCGGGGTGAACTGGGCGCGGGTGTGTCGATGAAGCTAACCGACAAGGTTGCGATGCATGCGGATCTGGACTACAGCAACGGCGACAAGATCGAGCAGCCGTGGGGCGTCAATTTTGGTGTGCGTTACAACTGGTAA
- a CDS encoding adenosylcobinamide-GDP ribazoletransferase: MLPFWIALQFLSSLPVRLPGMPEPEQLGRSLLFYPLVGLLFGGLLWLLNAWLTGAPPLLHAALLLTAWVLLSGGLHLDGLADSADAWLGGFGDRERTLLIMKDPRSGPIAVITLVLVLLLKFAALLALIEQGQGLMLIIVPVLGRGALLGLFLTTPYVRAGGLGQALADHLPRRAGWQVLLACALGCVLVAGWGGAFALLVASVVFVGLRQMMLRRLGGCTGDTAGALLELLEVAVLVGMVLV, from the coding sequence ATGTTGCCATTCTGGATCGCCCTGCAATTTCTCAGCAGCCTGCCGGTTCGCCTGCCGGGCATGCCCGAGCCTGAGCAACTGGGTCGCTCGCTGCTGTTCTATCCCTTGGTGGGCCTGTTGTTCGGCGGCTTGCTGTGGCTGCTCAACGCATGGCTGACGGGCGCGCCGCCGCTGCTGCACGCCGCGCTGTTGCTGACGGCGTGGGTGTTGCTCAGCGGCGGCCTGCACCTCGATGGCCTGGCCGACAGCGCCGACGCCTGGCTCGGTGGTTTTGGCGACCGCGAGCGCACGCTGCTGATCATGAAGGATCCGCGCAGTGGGCCGATTGCGGTGATCACCCTGGTGTTGGTGTTGTTGCTCAAATTCGCCGCGCTGTTGGCGTTGATCGAGCAAGGGCAGGGCTTGATGTTGATCATCGTGCCGGTGTTGGGGCGCGGCGCGTTGCTTGGGCTGTTCCTGACCACGCCTTACGTGCGAGCCGGTGGGTTGGGTCAGGCGCTTGCTGATCACTTGCCTCGGCGTGCCGGTTGGCAGGTGTTGCTGGCGTGTGCGCTGGGTTGCGTGCTGGTGGCAGGGTGGGGTGGTGCTTTCGCGCTGCTGGTCGCGTCGGTGGTGTTCGTTGGCTTGCGCCAGATGATGCTGCGCAGGCTGGGGGGATGTACCGGGGATACGGCGGGGGCGTTGTTGGAGTTGCTTGAAGTGGCGGTGTTGGTGGGGATGGTGTTGGTCTGA
- the cobC gene encoding alpha-ribazole phosphatase family protein, translated as MTLRLDLLRHGETELGGGLRGSLDDALTAKGWEQMHAAVIEGGPWDRLVSSPLQRCARFAEQLGARLGVPVHLDKDLQELHFGAWEGRSAAALMETDAEALGRFWADPYSFTPPDGEPVLAFSGRVLAAVERLHSAYAGQRVLLVSHGGVMRLLLAQARGLPREQLLNVEVGHGALFSLCVSSGARLEEAV; from the coding sequence ATGACCTTGCGCCTGGACCTGCTGCGTCACGGCGAAACCGAGCTGGGCGGCGGATTGCGCGGCAGCCTCGACGACGCCTTGACCGCCAAGGGCTGGGAACAGATGCACGCGGCTGTCATAGAGGGCGGGCCCTGGGATCGGCTGGTGAGTTCGCCGTTGCAACGTTGCGCCCGTTTCGCTGAGCAACTCGGCGCCCGACTCGGCGTTCCAGTGCACTTGGACAAGGATCTGCAAGAGCTGCATTTCGGCGCCTGGGAAGGCCGCAGCGCGGCGGCGTTGATGGAGACTGACGCTGAAGCATTGGGGCGGTTTTGGGCCGATCCCTACAGCTTTACGCCACCCGATGGCGAGCCGGTGCTGGCGTTTTCCGGGCGCGTTTTGGCGGCGGTCGAACGCCTGCATAGCGCCTATGCCGGCCAGCGGGTTTTGCTGGTCAGCCATGGCGGCGTGATGCGCTTGTTGCTGGCCCAGGCCCGGGGTCTGCCTCGGGAGCAACTGCTCAATGTCGAAGTCGGCCATGGCGCGTTGTTTTCCCTGTGCGTGTCGTCCGGTGCGCGGCTGGAAGAGGCGGTTTGA
- the cobT gene encoding nicotinate-nucleotide--dimethylbenzimidazole phosphoribosyltransferase, with product MNHRWWLDPCKPLDTQALEQAADRQQQLTKPAGSLGRLESVAVQLAGLQGQVKPSLDQVWIAIFAGDHGVVAEGVSAFPQEVTGQMLLNFVSGGAAISVLARQLGASLEVVDLGTVTPALELPGVRHLRVGPGTANFVHGPAMTVAQGEQALQAGRDSVLRAVAAGTNLFIGGEMGIGNTTAASALACALLDCPVGHLVGPGTGLDAAGVSHKAQVIERALAHHSAQRDDPLQTLFNLGGFEIAALAGAYLACAQQGVAVLVDGFICSVAALVAVRLNPGCRPWLLFGHRGAEPGHRHVLETLGAEPLLDLGLRLGEGSGAALAVPLLRLACDLHGQMATFAEAAVADRPA from the coding sequence ATGAATCACCGCTGGTGGCTGGACCCGTGCAAGCCCCTCGACACCCAGGCCCTGGAACAGGCCGCGGACCGTCAGCAACAACTGACCAAACCGGCCGGCTCCCTGGGGCGGCTGGAGTCGGTGGCGGTGCAACTGGCGGGGCTGCAAGGTCAGGTCAAGCCGAGCCTGGATCAAGTCTGGATCGCGATTTTTGCCGGCGATCATGGTGTGGTGGCGGAGGGCGTCTCAGCCTTTCCCCAGGAAGTGACCGGGCAGATGCTGCTCAACTTCGTCAGCGGCGGCGCGGCCATCAGCGTTCTGGCGCGGCAGCTGGGCGCTTCGCTGGAAGTGGTGGACCTGGGCACCGTGACGCCTGCGCTGGAGTTGCCCGGCGTGCGGCATCTGCGCGTCGGCCCCGGCACGGCGAATTTCGTCCATGGCCCGGCGATGACCGTGGCCCAGGGCGAGCAAGCCCTGCAAGCCGGCCGCGACAGTGTGCTCCGTGCCGTAGCCGCTGGGACCAACTTGTTCATCGGCGGCGAGATGGGCATCGGCAACACCACGGCGGCCAGCGCCCTGGCCTGCGCCTTGCTGGATTGCCCGGTGGGGCATCTGGTCGGCCCGGGTACCGGCCTGGACGCGGCGGGTGTCAGCCACAAGGCCCAAGTGATCGAACGGGCCCTGGCGCATCACAGTGCCCAACGCGACGACCCGTTGCAGACCCTGTTCAACCTCGGCGGTTTTGAAATCGCCGCGTTGGCCGGCGCTTACCTGGCCTGTGCCCAGCAAGGCGTCGCCGTGCTGGTGGACGGCTTCATCTGCAGCGTCGCCGCCCTGGTGGCGGTGCGCCTCAATCCCGGATGCCGGCCATGGTTGCTGTTCGGCCATCGCGGCGCCGAGCCGGGCCATCGCCACGTGCTGGAAACCCTCGGCGCCGAACCGTTGCTGGACCTCGGCCTGCGCCTGGGCGAGGGCAGCGGCGCTGCGTTGGCGGTGCCGCTGTTGCGCCTGGCCTGTGACCTTCACGGGCAGATGGCGACGTTTGCCGAAGCGGCCGTGGCGGATCGTCCGGCATGA
- the cobU gene encoding bifunctional adenosylcobinamide kinase/adenosylcobinamide-phosphate guanylyltransferase — protein MLQLILGGARSGKSRLAEKLAVETGWPVTYIATSQPLDGEMNARVAQHRARRPAEWALLEEPLALARVLRENAAPGHCLLVDCLTLWLTNLLMLDAPERLNTERDALLDCLAALPGEIIFVSNETGMGVVPLGELTRRYVDEAGWLHQALAERCQRVVLTVAGLPLTLKGTAL, from the coding sequence ATGCTCCAACTAATCCTCGGCGGCGCCCGCTCCGGCAAGAGTCGCCTGGCGGAAAAACTCGCGGTCGAAACAGGCTGGCCAGTGACCTACATCGCCACCAGCCAACCCCTGGACGGCGAAATGAACGCACGGGTCGCCCAACACCGAGCCCGTCGCCCGGCCGAATGGGCGCTGCTGGAAGAACCCTTGGCCCTGGCCCGCGTGCTGCGGGAAAACGCCGCCCCCGGCCACTGCCTACTCGTGGATTGCCTGACCCTGTGGCTGACCAACCTGCTGATGCTCGACGCCCCAGAGCGATTGAACACAGAGCGCGACGCACTGCTGGACTGCCTGGCCGCGCTGCCCGGGGAGATCATTTTTGTCAGCAACGAGACCGGAATGGGTGTTGTGCCCCTGGGCGAGTTGACTCGCCGTTATGTCGATGAAGCCGGTTGGCTGCATCAAGCTTTGGCCGAACGGTGTCAGCGCGTCGTGCTGACCGTTGCCGGCCTGCCCCTGACTCTCAAAGGTACTGCGTTATGA
- a CDS encoding cobyric acid synthase: protein MTTVMVQGTTSDAGKSTLVTALCRWVRRQGVSVVPFKPQNMALNSAVTADGGEIGRAQAVQAQAAGLEPHTDMNPVLLKPNSDTGAQVIIHGRAVTTMNAVAYHDYKAIAMQAVLASHQRLSAAYPVVMVEGAGSPAEINLRAGDIANMGFAEAVDCPVLLIADINRGGVFAHLVGTLELLSPSEQARVKGFIINRFRGDIALLQPGLDWLETRTGKPVVGVLPYVMDLHLEAEDGLDQRQADKAEQVLKVLVPVLPRISNHTDFDPLRLHPQVDLQFIGPGQVIPPADLIILPGSKSVRSDLAYLRANGWESAIQRHLRYGGKLLGICGGLQMLGQQVHDPLGLEGAAGSSAGLGLLAFETTLEHEKQLRNVRGRLALENAEVSGYEIHAGVTTGPALEHAAVYLEDGRCDGAQSLDGQIFGTYLHGLFESPQASSALLRWAGLQDVQAVDYHGLRERDIERLADLVERHLDTGLLRELCGI, encoded by the coding sequence ATGACCACTGTGATGGTGCAAGGCACCACGTCCGATGCCGGCAAAAGTACCCTGGTCACGGCGTTATGCCGCTGGGTCCGACGCCAGGGTGTCAGCGTGGTGCCGTTCAAGCCGCAGAACATGGCGCTCAACAGCGCGGTGACGGCCGACGGCGGCGAAATCGGCCGCGCCCAGGCGGTGCAGGCCCAGGCCGCCGGGCTCGAACCGCATACCGACATGAACCCAGTGCTGCTCAAACCCAACAGTGATACCGGCGCCCAAGTGATCATCCATGGCCGCGCCGTCACCACGATGAACGCCGTGGCCTATCACGACTACAAAGCCATCGCGATGCAAGCGGTGCTGGCCTCGCACCAACGCTTGAGCGCCGCGTATCCCGTGGTGATGGTGGAGGGCGCCGGGTCACCGGCAGAGATCAATCTGCGTGCTGGCGACATTGCCAACATGGGCTTTGCCGAGGCGGTGGACTGCCCGGTGCTGCTGATCGCGGACATCAATCGCGGCGGGGTCTTTGCCCATCTCGTCGGCACCCTGGAGTTGCTGTCGCCCAGTGAGCAGGCGCGGGTCAAGGGCTTCATCATCAATCGTTTTCGCGGCGACATCGCTTTGCTGCAACCGGGCCTGGATTGGTTGGAAACGCGCACCGGCAAACCGGTGGTGGGCGTGTTGCCCTACGTGATGGACCTGCACCTGGAAGCCGAGGACGGCCTCGACCAGCGCCAGGCCGACAAGGCTGAACAGGTGCTCAAGGTGCTGGTGCCGGTGTTGCCGCGCATCAGCAACCACACCGATTTCGATCCGTTGCGGTTGCATCCGCAGGTCGACCTGCAATTCATCGGCCCCGGCCAGGTCATCCCGCCGGCCGACCTGATCATCCTGCCCGGTTCGAAAAGCGTGCGCAGCGACCTGGCCTACCTGCGTGCCAACGGCTGGGAAAGCGCCATCCAACGGCACCTGCGTTACGGCGGCAAGTTGCTGGGTATTTGTGGCGGATTGCAGATGCTCGGCCAGCAGGTCCACGACCCGTTGGGGCTGGAAGGCGCGGCGGGCTCCAGTGCCGGACTGGGCCTGCTGGCCTTTGAAACGACGCTGGAACATGAGAAACAATTGCGTAATGTCCGCGGGCGACTGGCCTTGGAAAACGCTGAAGTCAGCGGTTATGAGATTCACGCCGGGGTGACCACCGGCCCGGCACTGGAACACGCGGCGGTGTACCTGGAAGACGGCCGTTGCGACGGCGCGCAAAGTCTCGATGGGCAGATTTTCGGCACCTATCTGCACGGGCTGTTCGAGTCCCCGCAGGCCAGCAGTGCATTGTTGCGTTGGGCCGGGTTGCAGGATGTGCAGGCGGTGGATTACCACGGCTTGCGCGAGCGGGACATCGAGCGGCTGGCGGATCTGGTGGAGCGGCATTTGGACACTGGGTTGTTGCGTGAACTCTGTGGGATTTAG
- the cobD gene encoding threonine-phosphate decarboxylase CobD: protein MLEHGGRLRNAARQYGIAEVDWLDLSSGLAPWPFEVPAIPPRAWARLPETDDGLEQAACDYYGALDVLPVAGSQMAIQLLPRLRRVGKVGVLSPCYAEHAEAWRRAGYIVREVLEAEVDFFLDSLDVLVVVNPNNPTGLSLDPERLLDWHARLAQRGGWLVVDEAFMDITPHLSLAAHAHQVGLIVLRSFGKFFGLAGVRLGFVLAERHLLKLLAEQVGPWAVSGPTRVVGQACLLDTAAHVRQRQRCEATSQRLALMLERHGFKPQGGCGLFQWLVTEHAVGLHDFMAHRGILLRLFVNNSSLRFGLPADDAEFLRLEQALEAYTKDIR from the coding sequence ATGCTTGAGCACGGTGGGCGCTTGCGTAACGCGGCCCGGCAATACGGGATCGCTGAGGTTGACTGGCTCGATTTGTCCAGCGGCCTGGCGCCCTGGCCGTTCGAGGTTCCGGCGATTCCACCGCGGGCTTGGGCGCGCCTGCCGGAAACCGATGACGGCTTGGAACAGGCCGCCTGCGATTACTACGGGGCGTTGGATGTGCTGCCGGTGGCCGGTTCGCAAATGGCCATCCAGCTGTTGCCGCGCCTGCGCCGGGTCGGCAAGGTCGGCGTCTTGTCGCCGTGTTACGCCGAGCACGCCGAAGCCTGGCGCCGCGCCGGCTACATCGTGCGCGAAGTGCTGGAAGCGGAAGTGGATTTCTTCCTCGACAGCCTCGACGTGCTGGTGGTGGTCAACCCGAACAACCCCACGGGCCTGAGCCTGGATCCCGAGCGCTTGCTGGATTGGCACGCGCGCCTGGCCCAGCGCGGTGGCTGGCTGGTGGTGGATGAAGCGTTCATGGACATCACGCCGCACCTGAGCCTGGCGGCCCACGCCCATCAGGTCGGGCTGATCGTGCTGCGTTCGTTCGGCAAGTTCTTTGGCCTGGCTGGGGTGCGCCTGGGGTTTGTCCTGGCCGAGCGCCACTTGCTCAAGTTGCTTGCTGAGCAGGTCGGGCCATGGGCCGTCAGCGGGCCGACCCGGGTGGTGGGCCAGGCGTGCCTGTTGGACACCGCTGCCCATGTCCGCCAGCGACAACGCTGCGAAGCCACCAGCCAACGCCTCGCGCTGATGCTGGAGCGCCATGGTTTCAAACCCCAGGGCGGCTGCGGCTTGTTCCAATGGCTGGTCACCGAGCATGCCGTGGGGCTTCACGATTTCATGGCTCATCGCGGCATTCTCCTGCGGCTGTTCGTGAACAACAGCAGCCTGCGCTTCGGGCTGCCGGCCGATGACGCCGAGTTCTTGCGCCTCGAACAGGCGCTCGAGGCCTACACCAAGGACATTCGATGA
- the cbiB gene encoding adenosylcobinamide-phosphate synthase CbiB, giving the protein MSVALLSAAAVALDALLGEPRRWHPLVAFGGFAERIEQRFNSGGRGWRSHGVTAWIIAVVPLTLLATALSWAPMVGWLVEILALYCALGLRSLGEHVEPVAQALRSGDLDTARQRVGYLVSRETRELDETAVARAATESVLENGSDAVFAALFWFAVAGAPGVVLYRLSNTLDAMWGYRNERFERFGWAAAKIDDGLNYIPARLVALTYAVLGKTRLALKCWRTQGPTWDSPNAGPVMAAGAGALGVELGGAAVYHGELHQRPPLGEGVPASADSIDRGWQLVQRGVWLWLLILCLGAEFYA; this is encoded by the coding sequence ATGAGCGTGGCCTTGCTCAGTGCCGCCGCAGTGGCGCTGGATGCGCTGCTGGGCGAGCCCCGGCGTTGGCATCCACTGGTGGCGTTCGGCGGTTTTGCCGAGCGGATCGAACAACGCTTCAACTCTGGTGGGCGCGGCTGGCGCAGTCATGGCGTGACGGCGTGGATTATCGCCGTGGTGCCGTTGACCTTGCTCGCCACGGCCCTGTCCTGGGCACCCATGGTGGGTTGGTTGGTGGAGATCCTCGCGCTGTACTGCGCCCTCGGCCTGCGCAGCCTCGGGGAACATGTCGAGCCGGTGGCCCAGGCGCTGCGCAGTGGCGATCTGGACACCGCGCGCCAGCGTGTCGGCTACCTGGTCAGTCGCGAAACCCGCGAACTGGACGAAACCGCCGTGGCCCGCGCCGCCACCGAGTCGGTGCTGGAGAACGGCAGCGATGCGGTGTTCGCCGCATTGTTCTGGTTCGCCGTGGCCGGTGCGCCTGGGGTGGTGTTGTACCGCCTGAGCAATACCCTCGACGCCATGTGGGGCTATCGCAACGAACGCTTCGAGCGCTTCGGCTGGGCGGCGGCAAAAATTGACGATGGGCTCAACTATATTCCTGCGCGCCTGGTGGCGTTGACCTATGCAGTGCTTGGCAAAACCCGCTTGGCGCTCAAGTGCTGGCGCACCCAGGGCCCGACCTGGGACAGCCCCAATGCCGGGCCGGTCATGGCCGCCGGTGCCGGTGCGCTGGGTGTCGAGTTGGGCGGGGCGGCGGTTTATCACGGTGAACTGCACCAACGTCCGCCCCTGGGCGAAGGCGTGCCGGCGAGTGCCGATTCAATTGATCGCGGCTGGCAATTGGTCCAGCGCGGCGTATGGTTATGGCTGCTGATTCTCTGCCTGGGAGCTGAGTTTTATGCTTGA
- the bluB gene encoding 5,6-dimethylbenzimidazole synthase produces the protein MTDNAFPQAERDAVYRAIAERRDMRHFSGGTVEPALLHRLLEAAHQAPSVGLMQPWRFIRISDRALRGSIQQLVEEERIRTAEALGERSDEFMKLKVEGINDCAEVLVAALMEDRERHIFGRRTLPEMDLASLSCAIQNLWLAARVEGLGMGWVSLFEPQALADLLGLPAGAKPLAILCLGPVEGFYPAPMLALEGWAQPRSLNELLYENHWGERP, from the coding sequence ATGACCGACAACGCTTTCCCCCAGGCCGAACGCGACGCGGTCTACCGCGCCATCGCCGAGCGCCGTGATATGCGCCACTTCAGCGGCGGCACGGTCGAGCCGGCCTTGCTGCACCGCCTGCTGGAAGCCGCGCACCAGGCCCCCAGCGTGGGCCTGATGCAGCCCTGGCGGTTTATCCGCATCAGCGACCGCGCCTTGCGTGGGAGTATCCAGCAGTTGGTGGAGGAAGAACGTATCCGCACCGCCGAGGCCCTCGGCGAGCGCAGCGACGAATTCATGAAGCTCAAGGTCGAAGGCATCAACGACTGCGCCGAGGTGCTGGTGGCGGCGTTGATGGAGGATCGCGAGCGACACATCTTCGGTCGCCGGACCTTGCCGGAAATGGACCTGGCTTCGCTGTCCTGCGCGATCCAGAACCTCTGGCTGGCCGCCCGTGTTGAAGGGCTGGGGATGGGCTGGGTGTCGTTGTTCGAACCCCAGGCTTTGGCCGACTTGCTGGGCCTGCCCGCCGGTGCCAAGCCGCTGGCAATCTTGTGCCTGGGCCCGGTCGAGGGGTTTTACCCGGCGCCGATGCTCGCCCTGGAAGGTTGGGCGCAGCCGCGCTCGCTGAATGAATTGCTCTATGAAAACCATTGGGGAGAGCGCCCATGA
- a CDS encoding cobyrinate a,c-diamide synthase, whose product MSDTCLTSRHCPAVLIAAPASGQGKTTVTAALARLHRNQGRKVRVFKCGPDFLDPMILERASGALVYQLDMWMVGEQESRRLLWEAAAEADLILIEGVMGLFDGTPSSADLARHFGVPVLAVIDGTAMAQTFGALALGLARYQPDLPFAGVLANRVGTLRHAQLLEGSLTEGLRWYGALSRETGIELPSRHLGLVQASELNDLDLRLDAAAEALAGSCEVALPPAVEFAAPEVITAQPWLDGVRIAVARDEAFAFTYGASLDLLRAMGAQLSFFSPIHDTELPEADSLYLPGGYPELHHVALARNAPMLAAIRAHHAAGKPLLAECGGMLYLLDSLTDVEGNRAELLGLLAGEAQMQKRLAALALQSVDLPEGTLRGHTYHHSLTSTELVPIARGHSPNGGRGAEAVFRLGRMTASYVHFYFPSNPRAIAALFAPDLEAAFASRLAPTFDHLNPVGASLLAKRP is encoded by the coding sequence GTGAGTGACACTTGCCTGACAAGCCGCCACTGTCCGGCGGTGCTGATCGCTGCCCCGGCCTCGGGACAGGGCAAGACCACCGTCACCGCCGCCCTGGCCCGCTTGCATCGCAATCAGGGACGCAAGGTGCGCGTCTTCAAATGCGGCCCGGACTTTTTGGACCCGATGATCCTCGAGCGAGCCAGCGGCGCGCTGGTCTATCAATTGGACATGTGGATGGTCGGCGAGCAGGAAAGTCGTCGGTTGTTGTGGGAAGCCGCCGCCGAAGCGGACCTGATCCTGATCGAAGGGGTGATGGGGCTGTTCGACGGCACGCCGTCCAGCGCCGATCTGGCGCGGCATTTTGGCGTGCCGGTGCTGGCGGTGATTGACGGCACGGCCATGGCCCAGACCTTCGGCGCCCTGGCCTTGGGCCTGGCGCGTTATCAGCCGGACTTGCCTTTCGCCGGGGTCTTGGCCAACCGCGTCGGCACCTTGCGCCACGCACAATTGCTCGAAGGCAGCCTGACCGAAGGCCTGCGCTGGTACGGTGCGTTGTCCCGGGAAACCGGCATCGAATTGCCCAGTCGTCATCTCGGGCTGGTCCAGGCCAGCGAGTTGAACGACCTCGACCTGCGCCTCGACGCGGCGGCCGAGGCCTTGGCCGGCAGTTGTGAAGTGGCGCTGCCGCCCGCTGTGGAATTCGCCGCGCCCGAGGTGATCACCGCGCAGCCATGGCTCGACGGCGTGCGCATCGCCGTGGCCCGGGACGAAGCGTTTGCCTTCACCTATGGTGCGAGCCTCGATCTGCTGCGGGCCATGGGCGCGCAATTGAGCTTCTTTTCGCCGATCCATGACACCGAACTGCCCGAGGCGGACAGCCTCTACCTGCCCGGCGGTTATCCAGAGCTGCACCACGTTGCGCTGGCCCGGAACGCGCCGATGCTGGCGGCGATCCGGGCTCACCATGCAGCCGGTAAACCGTTGCTCGCCGAATGCGGCGGCATGCTGTATCTGCTGGATTCCCTGACTGACGTCGAAGGCAACCGCGCCGAACTATTGGGCTTGCTGGCGGGTGAGGCGCAGATGCAAAAGCGTCTGGCAGCCCTGGCCCTGCAATCGGTGGATTTGCCGGAAGGCACCCTGCGCGGGCACACCTATCATCATTCGCTGACCAGCACTGAACTGGTGCCGATTGCCCGTGGGCATAGCCCTAATGGAGGGCGTGGGGCCGAGGCGGTCTTCCGGTTGGGGCGGATGACGGCTTCTTATGTGCACTTTTATTTTCCGTCGAATCCGCGGGCGATTGCCGCGCTCTTTGCGCCTGACCTTGAGGCCGCCTTCGCGAGCAGGCTCGCTCCCACATTTGATCACCTGAACCCTGTGGGAGCGAGCCTGCTCGCGAAAAGGCCATGA